A window of Pseudochaenichthys georgianus unplaced genomic scaffold, fPseGeo1.2 scaffold_1148_arrow_ctg1, whole genome shotgun sequence contains these coding sequences:
- the LOC139433187 gene encoding keratin-associated protein 4-3 produces the protein LRPSCLRPSCRRPSCRRPSCLRPSCLRPSCRRPSCRRPSCRRPSCLRPSCLRPSCRRPSCRRPSCLRPTCLRPSCRRPSCLRPSCRRPAYRPAYSHPSCLRPSCLRPSCRRPSCRRPSCRRPSCRRPAYRPAYSHPAY, from the exons CTACGTCCATCATGTCTACGTCCATCATGTCGACGTCCATCATGTCGACGTCCATCATGTCTACGTCCGTCATGTCTACGTCCGTCATGTCGACGTCCGTCATGTCGACGTCCGTCATGTCGACGTCCGTCATGTCTACGTCCGTCATGTCTACGTCCGTCATGTCGACGTCCATCATGTCGACGTCCATCATGTCTACGTCCAACATGTCTACGTCCATCATGTCGACGTCCATCATGTCTACGTCCATCATGTCGACGTCCAGCATATCGACCAGCATATTCACATCCG TCATGTCTACGTCCATCATGTCTACGTCCATCATGTCGACGTCCATCATGTCGACGTCCATCATGTCGACGTCCATCATGTCGACGTCCAGCATATCGACCAGCATATTCACATCCGGCATATTAA